In Papio anubis isolate 15944 chromosome 20, Panubis1.0, whole genome shotgun sequence, a single window of DNA contains:
- the ZNF835 gene encoding zinc finger protein 835, translated as MEGLLGVALQGAELEGNWKREGRLEDLQENRESCPEPEAVACKGDPARDDIQERDEFSRIPRTISNPAATQASVPDDSRPQRCSAPGKSPKQRHPDSRQRERGGGPKKPWKCGDCGKAFSYCSAFILHQRIHTGEKPFACPECGKAFSQSVHLTLHQRTHTGEKPYACHECGKAFSQGSYLASHWRTHTGEKPHRCADCGKAFTRVTHLTQHRRVHTGERPYACAQCAKAFRNRSSLIEHQRIHTGEKPYECAACTKAFRFSSALIRHQRIHTEEKPYRCGQCTKAFTQIAHLTQHRRVHTGEKPYTCQDCGALFSQSASLAEHRRIHTGEKPYACGQCAKAFTQVSHLTQHQRTHTGERPYPCHDCGKSFSNRSHLLQHRLVHTGERPYRCLQCGAAFSHVSSLIEHQKIHTGERPYKCGECGKAFSQGSSLTLHQRTHTGERPYACPECGKAFSNRSYLIQHHIVHTGEKPYECSGCGKAFSFSSALIRHQRTHADSAGRLCPAPTPDSTPGLSQGEAC; from the coding sequence ATGGAGGGACTCTTGGGCGTCGCCCTCCAGGGCGCAGAGTTGGAAGGAAACTGGAAACGCGAGGGCCGGCTTGAGGACCTGCAGGAAAACCGGGAAAGCTGTCCAGAGCCAGAGGCCGTGGCCTGCAAGGGAGACCCTGCCAGGGACGACATCCAGGAACGCGATGAATTCAGCCGAATCCCAAGAACCATATCGAACCCTGCTGCTACCCAAGCCAGTGTCCCCGATGACAGCAGGCCCCAGAGGTGCAGTGCGCCCGGGAAGAGCCCGAAGCAGAGGCATCCTGACAGCCGCCAGCGGGAGAGAGGTGGCGGCCCCAAGAAGCCGTGGAAATGCGGGGACTGCGGGAAGGCCTTCAGCTACTGTTCCGCGTTCATCCTGCACCAGCGAATCCACACCGGGGAGAAGCCGTTCGCGTGCCCCGAGTGCGGCAAGGCCTTCAGCCAGAGCGTGCACCTGACCCTGCATCAGCGCACGCACACGGGCGAGAAGCCCTACGCGTGCCACGAGTGCGGCAAGGCCTTCAGCCAGGGCTCGTACCTGGCGTCCCACTGGCGCACGCACACGGGCGAGAAGCCGCACCGCTGCGCCGACTGCGGCAAGGCCTTCACGCGCGTCACGCACCTGACCCAGCACCGGCGCGTGCACACGGGCGAGCGGCCCTACGCGTGCGCCCAGTGCGCCAAGGCGTTCCGCAACCGCTCCTCCCTGATCGAGCACCAGCGCATCCACACCGGCGAGAAGCCCTACGAGTGCGCCGCGTGCACCAAGGCCTTCCGCTTCTCCTCGGCGCTCATCCGCCACCAGCGCATCCACACGGAAGAGAAGCCCTACCGCTGCGGCCAGTGCACCAAGGCCTTCACGCAGATCGCGCACCTGACCCAGCACCGGCGCGTGCACACGGGCGAGAAGCCCTACACGTGCCAGGACTGCGGCGCGCTCTTCAGCCAGAGCGCCTCTCTGGCCGAGCACCGGCGCATCCACACGGGCGAGAAGCCCTACGCGTGCGGCCAGTGCGCCAAGGCCTTCACCCAGGTGTCGCACCTGACGCAGCACCAGCGCACGCACACCGGAGAGCGGCCCTACCCCTGCCACGACTGCGGCAAGAGCTTCAGCAACCGCTCCCACCTCCTCCAGCACCGCCTCGTGCACACCGGTGAGCGGCCCTACAGGTGCCTGCAGTGCGGGGCCGCCTTCAGCCACGTGTCCTCGCTCATCGAGCACCAGAAGATCCACACCGGGGAGCGGCCCTACAAGTGCGGCGAGTGCGGCAAGGCCTTCAGCCAGGGCTCCTCGCTCACCCTGCACCAGCGCACACACACGGGCGAGCGGCCCTACGCCTGCCCCGAGTGCGGCAAGGCCTTCAGCAACCGCTCCTACCTGATCCAGCACCACATCGTGCACACCGGGGAGAAGCCCTACGAGTGCAGCGGCTGCGGGAAGGCCTTCAGCTTCTCCTCCGCTCTCATCCGACACCAGAGGACGCATGCAGACAGTGCGGGACGCCTTTGCCCAGCTCCTACGCCTGACTCAACACCTGGGCTCTCACAGGGAGAAGCCTGTTAA